One Setaria italica strain Yugu1 chromosome II, Setaria_italica_v2.0, whole genome shotgun sequence DNA segment encodes these proteins:
- the LOC101781941 gene encoding uncharacterized protein LOC101781941 isoform X1 — MAGGNSTIDCSYDALKQCSSKIKCDADMASSFDKSMGEKIWLMNSLLLIGAVLAGVIVGIGIYGQRYRHHHFTRFIFLGATTLFLPVVSTVVSMGAGNNVYSIDDLEEWDMMIWLIAECQPGVHSALVVIWASLVPIIMINTSAVVAVDDREGGNVGPPFELLVQGVWTFYLGISCLFTDGLFHTEDLIILALEATPFALTCAKMVLKYYAYEKARQSFALGRNPHLIFGYMKQQSLQETSQDGEPMVAEDTPPPLLVMGEEKRHVEKQPLGYVFKDDSWTTSHNNGLVTIDRVWRMDNVLPTSTLKPQKDLCLSFALFKLLRCRFARYKVRTAASKGTFSFFWSLLLKDDEHDRVFLVISDELSFLHDYYYSSLPISYSKYWLPVAGILISLLSIAYCCALMITATLFFLLNDRFAPSNDVQFACYFLCIRGKLMSDTKYKGHGNGYLVLVLVILLSVLVMMSEVRDIATYIYSNWTKVAVTCHLVNHASSQHSLLKKKWIGLLLRCRCKLMKHWDEKIGQCTMLEIRPRTTLPVLLRRLLHLPDHKRKVKVPAALKVCIMEVVRSTRNGDLSNGTASLRCRGQVGERLLWACNNKSTSYTILTWHIATSILEVRYPHRLDQQQGSSSPIPNTDYKIVATHLSRYCAYLVTWCPELLPDDDAWSRSLYGDVKKDVERVLAGCTAGDSLTPEANCQQLIEVLSADAKHEVLKEGARLGKQLLALVVEGEDDTAWKLLAEFWSEMIVYVAPSDNLEGHSKAIARGGELITLVWVLLFHAGIVSRPGEDDGVAPTSAGVV, encoded by the coding sequence ATGGCTGGAGGGAATTCCACCATAGACTGCTCCTACGATGCACTGAAGCAATGCTCCTCTAAGATTAAATGTGATGCCGATATGGCGTCCTCATTCGACAAGAGCATGGGAGAGAAGATATGGCTTATGAACTCACTCCTGCTCATCGGTGCCGTCCTGGCTGGAGTCATAGTCGGGATAGGCATCTACGGCCAGCgctaccgccaccaccacttcaCCAGGTTTATCTTCCTCGGAGCCACGACCCTGTTCTTGCCTGTCGTCTCCACTGTTGTCTCCATGGGCGCCGGGAACAATGTCTACAGCATAGATGACCTGGAGGAATGGGACATGATGATTTGGTTGATTGCAGAGTGCCAACCAGGAGTACACTCGGCCCTGGTTGTAATATGGGCATCCCTTGTTCCGATCATCATGATCAATACCAGTGCAGTAGTTGCTGTCGATGATAGAGAAGGTGGAAACGTAGGTCCTCCATTTGAGCTGCTTGTTCAGGGTGTCTGGACCTTTTACCTTGGTatcagctgcttgttcactgaCGGATTATTTCACACCGAGGATCTAATTATTCTTGCCCTTGAAGCCACACCTTTTGCTCTCACGTGTGCCAAAATGGTATTGAAATATTATGCATATGAAAAGGCGCGACAATCCTTTGCTCTCGGACGCAATCCCCATCTTATATTTGGATACATGAAGCAACAATCGTTACAAGAAACAAGTCAGGATGGTGAACCAATGGTAGCTGAGGATACACCTCCCCCGCTGCTGGTTATGGGAGAAGAGAAAAGACACGTGGAGAAGCAGCCTCTTGGGTATGTGTTCAAGGATGACTCATGGACAACTTCGCATAACAATGGCCTGGTGACTATTGATAGAGTTTGGAGGATGGATAACGTGCTTCCAACATCAACACTGAAACCACAAAAAGACTTATGCTTGTCATTTGCATTGTTCAAGTTGTTGCGGTGCCGATTTGCAAGGTACAAGGTCAGAACTGCTGCCTCCAAGGGGACCTTCAGTTTTTTCTGGAGCTTATTGCTGAAGGATGACGAACATGATAGGGTCTTTTTGGTCATTTCGGATGAGCTTTCTTTCCTTCATGATTATTATTATTCATCCCTCCCGATCTCCTATTCCAAGTATTGGTTGCCCGTTGCCGGTATCTTGATCTCACTACTGAGCATAGCTTACTGTTGTGCATTGATGATCACAGCAacgcttttttttttgctgaatgATCGATTCGCACCAAGTAATGATGTCCAGTTTGCATGCTATTTTTTGTGCATTCGAGGAAAACTGATGAGCGACACCAAGTATAAAGGTCATGGGAATGGGTACCTCGTTCTGGTGCTAGTAATTTTGCTTTCGGTGTTAGTCATGATGTCTGAGGTGAGGGACATAGCTACCTACATCTACTCCAACTGGACTAAAGTTGCCGTCACCTGCCACCTTGTAAACCATGCCTCTTCGCAGCATTCACTTCTCAAGAAGAAATGGATTGGCCTTCTGCTGCGTTGTCGATGCAAGCTGATGAAGCATTGGGATGAGAAAATAGGTCAGTGCACTATGCTGGAGATTCGCCCGAGAACAACCCTGCCTGTACTTCTCAGGCGTCTCCTCCACTTACCAGACCACAAGAGGAAGGTCAAGGTGCCTGCAGCACTGAAGGTTTGCATCATGGAAGTTGTAAGAAGCACTAGAAATGGAGACCTTAGCAATGGCACAGCATCTCTCCGCTGCAGGGGACAAGTTGGTGAAAGGCTCCTCTGGGCTTGCAACAACAAGAGTACGTCTTATACCATACTGACATGGCACATCGCCACAAGCATCCTCGAGGTCAGGTACCCACACCGGCTTGATCAACAACAAGGTTCTTCTTCTCCAATTCCGAACACGGACTATAAGATCGTTGCCACTCACCTATCAAGGTACTGTGCTTACCTTGTGACATGGTGCCCTGAGTTACTCCCTGATGATGATGCATGGAGCAGGAGCCTGTACGGGGATGTCAAGAAGGATGTTGAGCGTGTACTTGCCGGCTGCACAGCAGGAGACTCACTGACGCCAGAAGCAAATTGCCAACAGCTGATCGAAGTGCTGAGTGCAGATGCGAAGCATGAAGTGCTCAAGGAAGGCGCTAGGCTTGGAAAGCAGTTGTTGGCGCTGGTGGTCGAAGGTGAGGATGATACGGCGTGGAAGTTACTGGCTGAATTTTGGTCGGAGATGATCGTGTATGTCGCGCCATCCGACAACCTCGAAGGTCATTCGAAGGCCATCGCCAGGGGTGGCGAGCTGATAACTCTTGTCTGGGTGTTGCTCTTCCATGCTGGGATCGTCAGTAGGCCAGGTGAGGACGACGGCGTTGCTCCTACTTCTGCTGGCGTGGTTTAG
- the LOC101781941 gene encoding uncharacterized protein LOC101781941 isoform X2 — translation MAGGNSTIDCSYDALKQCSSKIKCDADMASSFDKSMGEKIWLMNSLLLIGAVLAGVIVGIGIYGQRYRHHHFTRFIFLGATTLFLPVVSTVVSMGAGNNVYSIDDLEEWDMMIWLIAECQPGVHSALVVIWASLVPIIMINTSAVVAVDDREGGNVGPPFELLVQGVWTFYLGISCLFTDGLFHTEDLIILALEATPFALTCAKMVLKYYAYEKARQSFALGRNPHLIFGYMKQQSLQETSQDGEPMVAEDTPPPLLVMGEEKRHVEKQPLGYVFKDDSWTTSHNNGLVTIDRVWRMDNVLPTSTLKPQKDLCLSFALFKLLRCRFARYKVRTAASKGTFSFFWSLLLKDDEHDRVFLVISDELSFLHDYYYSSLPISYSKYWLPVAGILISLLSIAYCCALMITATLFFLLNDRFAPSNDVQFACYFLCIRGKLMSDTKYKGHGNGYLVLVLVILLSVLVMMSEVRDIATYIYSNWTKVAVTCHLVNHASSQHSLLKKKWIGLLLRCRCKLMKHWDEKIGQCTMLEIRPRTTLPVLLRRLLHLPDHKRKVKVPAALKVCIMEVVRSTRNGDLSNGTASLRCRGQVGERLLWACNNKSTSYTILTWHIATSILEVRYPHRLDQQQGSSSPIPNTDYKIVATHLSRSLYGDVKKDVERVLAGCTAGDSLTPEANCQQLIEVLSADAKHEVLKEGARLGKQLLALVVEGEDDTAWKLLAEFWSEMIVYVAPSDNLEGHSKAIARGGELITLVWVLLFHAGIVSRPGEDDGVAPTSAGVV, via the exons ATGGCTGGAGGGAATTCCACCATAGACTGCTCCTACGATGCACTGAAGCAATGCTCCTCTAAGATTAAATGTGATGCCGATATGGCGTCCTCATTCGACAAGAGCATGGGAGAGAAGATATGGCTTATGAACTCACTCCTGCTCATCGGTGCCGTCCTGGCTGGAGTCATAGTCGGGATAGGCATCTACGGCCAGCgctaccgccaccaccacttcaCCAGGTTTATCTTCCTCGGAGCCACGACCCTGTTCTTGCCTGTCGTCTCCACTGTTGTCTCCATGGGCGCCGGGAACAATGTCTACAGCATAGATGACCTGGAGGAATGGGACATGATGATTTGGTTGATTGCAGAGTGCCAACCAGGAGTACACTCGGCCCTGGTTGTAATATGGGCATCCCTTGTTCCGATCATCATGATCAATACCAGTGCAGTAGTTGCTGTCGATGATAGAGAAGGTGGAAACGTAGGTCCTCCATTTGAGCTGCTTGTTCAGGGTGTCTGGACCTTTTACCTTGGTatcagctgcttgttcactgaCGGATTATTTCACACCGAGGATCTAATTATTCTTGCCCTTGAAGCCACACCTTTTGCTCTCACGTGTGCCAAAATGGTATTGAAATATTATGCATATGAAAAGGCGCGACAATCCTTTGCTCTCGGACGCAATCCCCATCTTATATTTGGATACATGAAGCAACAATCGTTACAAGAAACAAGTCAGGATGGTGAACCAATGGTAGCTGAGGATACACCTCCCCCGCTGCTGGTTATGGGAGAAGAGAAAAGACACGTGGAGAAGCAGCCTCTTGGGTATGTGTTCAAGGATGACTCATGGACAACTTCGCATAACAATGGCCTGGTGACTATTGATAGAGTTTGGAGGATGGATAACGTGCTTCCAACATCAACACTGAAACCACAAAAAGACTTATGCTTGTCATTTGCATTGTTCAAGTTGTTGCGGTGCCGATTTGCAAGGTACAAGGTCAGAACTGCTGCCTCCAAGGGGACCTTCAGTTTTTTCTGGAGCTTATTGCTGAAGGATGACGAACATGATAGGGTCTTTTTGGTCATTTCGGATGAGCTTTCTTTCCTTCATGATTATTATTATTCATCCCTCCCGATCTCCTATTCCAAGTATTGGTTGCCCGTTGCCGGTATCTTGATCTCACTACTGAGCATAGCTTACTGTTGTGCATTGATGATCACAGCAacgcttttttttttgctgaatgATCGATTCGCACCAAGTAATGATGTCCAGTTTGCATGCTATTTTTTGTGCATTCGAGGAAAACTGATGAGCGACACCAAGTATAAAGGTCATGGGAATGGGTACCTCGTTCTGGTGCTAGTAATTTTGCTTTCGGTGTTAGTCATGATGTCTGAGGTGAGGGACATAGCTACCTACATCTACTCCAACTGGACTAAAGTTGCCGTCACCTGCCACCTTGTAAACCATGCCTCTTCGCAGCATTCACTTCTCAAGAAGAAATGGATTGGCCTTCTGCTGCGTTGTCGATGCAAGCTGATGAAGCATTGGGATGAGAAAATAGGTCAGTGCACTATGCTGGAGATTCGCCCGAGAACAACCCTGCCTGTACTTCTCAGGCGTCTCCTCCACTTACCAGACCACAAGAGGAAGGTCAAGGTGCCTGCAGCACTGAAGGTTTGCATCATGGAAGTTGTAAGAAGCACTAGAAATGGAGACCTTAGCAATGGCACAGCATCTCTCCGCTGCAGGGGACAAGTTGGTGAAAGGCTCCTCTGGGCTTGCAACAACAAGAGTACGTCTTATACCATACTGACATGGCACATCGCCACAAGCATCCTCGAGGTCAGGTACCCACACCGGCTTGATCAACAACAAGGTTCTTCTTCTCCAATTCCGAACACGGACTATAAGATCGTTGCCACTCACCTATCAAG GAGCCTGTACGGGGATGTCAAGAAGGATGTTGAGCGTGTACTTGCCGGCTGCACAGCAGGAGACTCACTGACGCCAGAAGCAAATTGCCAACAGCTGATCGAAGTGCTGAGTGCAGATGCGAAGCATGAAGTGCTCAAGGAAGGCGCTAGGCTTGGAAAGCAGTTGTTGGCGCTGGTGGTCGAAGGTGAGGATGATACGGCGTGGAAGTTACTGGCTGAATTTTGGTCGGAGATGATCGTGTATGTCGCGCCATCCGACAACCTCGAAGGTCATTCGAAGGCCATCGCCAGGGGTGGCGAGCTGATAACTCTTGTCTGGGTGTTGCTCTTCCATGCTGGGATCGTCAGTAGGCCAGGTGAGGACGACGGCGTTGCTCCTACTTCTGCTGGCGTGGTTTAG
- the LOC101782748 gene encoding uncharacterized protein LOC101782748 isoform X3: protein MFSSWTKVALMCRLLKQTTSQHSLPKNKWIGLLLRRRCKLMRYWDEKMGQCLVLGLQPGTTPLVFLWRLLRLPDQKTKVKVPEAVKVSIIHELRRSKNGCLSDGTSSLRRSQAGDNLLWACNNKDTSDTILTWHIATSILEVRYPNRHDQEHVSPLTCNSDDKIVATHLSRYCAYLVTWYPELLPDNDAWSKSLYEDITREVEPALTSHIASAAMSTPLAEYEQLVDHLLCANTKHEVLKNGARLGKELAELIEDEETAWKLLASFWSEMILYVAPSDNLKGHSEAIARGGELITLLWALLTHAGIVCRPGEDRCPDAAGATTTV from the coding sequence ATGTTCTCCAGCTGGACCAAAGTAGCCCTCATGTGCCGCCTTCTAAAACAGACCACATCTCAGCATTCACTTCCCAAGAATAAATGGATTGGCCTTCTGTTGCGTAGAAGATGCAAGCTGATGAGGTATTGGGATGAGAAGATGGGCCAGTGCTTGGTGCTGGGGCTTCAGCCAGGAACAACCCCACTTGTTTTTCTGTGGCGTCTCCTCCGTTTACCAGACCAAAAAACAAAGGTGAAGGTGCCAGAAGCAGTGAAAGTTTCCATCATCCATGAGCTGAGAAGAAGCAAAAATGGATGCCTGAGCGACGGCACATCATCTCTGCGCCGGAGCCAAGCTGGTGATAACCTTCTCTGGGCCTGCAACAACAAGGATACATCTGATACCATACTTACATGGCACATCGCCACAAGCATCCTTGAGGTCAGGTACCCCAACCGACATGATCAAGAACATGTTTCTCCACTGACTTGCAACTCGGACGATAAGATTGTTGCCACGCATCTGTCACGATACTGTGCGTACCTAGTGACCTGGTATCCAGAGCTGCTTCCTGACAACGATGCATGGAGCAAAAGCTTGTACGAGGACATCACGAGGGAAGTCGAGCCTGCCCTCACCAGCCACATTGCATCTGCAGCGATGTCAACGCCGCTGGCTGAGTATGAGCAGCTAGTTGATCATTTGTTATGTGCAAACACGAAGCATGAGGTGCTCAAGAATGGCGCGAGGCTTGGAAAGGAGCTGGCAGAGTTGATTGAAGACGAGGAGACAGCATGGAAGTTGCTGGCCAGCTTCTGGTCGGAGATGATCCTGTACGTCGCGCCGTCGGACAATCTGAAAGGGCATTCGGAGGCCATCGCCCGGGGCGGCGAGCTGATAACGCTCCTGTGGGCATTGCTCACCCATGCCGGGATCGTCTGTAGGCCTGGTGAAGACCGCTGCCCTGATGCAGCTGGTGCTACTACTACTGTTTAA
- the LOC101782748 gene encoding uncharacterized protein LOC101782748 isoform X2, which translates to MSSCSKHHQESNIWGRSYGRGFFDVVPIFLLLVLAVISETTSQHSLPKNKWIGLLLRRRCKLMRYWDEKMGQCLVLGLQPGTTPLVFLWRLLRLPDQKTKVKVPEAVKVSIIHELRRSKNGCLSDGTSSLRRSQAGDNLLWACNNKDTSDTILTWHIATSILEVRYPNRHDQEHVSPLTCNSDDKIVATHLSRYCAYLVTWYPELLPDNDAWSKSLYEDITREVEPALTSHIASAAMSTPLAEYEQLVDHLLCANTKHEVLKNGARLGKELAELIEDEETAWKLLASFWSEMILYVAPSDNLKGHSEAIARGGELITLLWALLTHAGIVCRPGEDRCPDAAGATTTV; encoded by the exons ATGTCGAG TTGCTCGAAACACCATCAGGAAAGCAACATATGGGGCAGATCTTATGGAAGAGGGTTCTTCGATGTGGTGCCAATATTTTTGCTTTTGGTGCTAGCTGTGATATCTGAG ACCACATCTCAGCATTCACTTCCCAAGAATAAATGGATTGGCCTTCTGTTGCGTAGAAGATGCAAGCTGATGAGGTATTGGGATGAGAAGATGGGCCAGTGCTTGGTGCTGGGGCTTCAGCCAGGAACAACCCCACTTGTTTTTCTGTGGCGTCTCCTCCGTTTACCAGACCAAAAAACAAAGGTGAAGGTGCCAGAAGCAGTGAAAGTTTCCATCATCCATGAGCTGAGAAGAAGCAAAAATGGATGCCTGAGCGACGGCACATCATCTCTGCGCCGGAGCCAAGCTGGTGATAACCTTCTCTGGGCCTGCAACAACAAGGATACATCTGATACCATACTTACATGGCACATCGCCACAAGCATCCTTGAGGTCAGGTACCCCAACCGACATGATCAAGAACATGTTTCTCCACTGACTTGCAACTCGGACGATAAGATTGTTGCCACGCATCTGTCACGATACTGTGCGTACCTAGTGACCTGGTATCCAGAGCTGCTTCCTGACAACGATGCATGGAGCAAAAGCTTGTACGAGGACATCACGAGGGAAGTCGAGCCTGCCCTCACCAGCCACATTGCATCTGCAGCGATGTCAACGCCGCTGGCTGAGTATGAGCAGCTAGTTGATCATTTGTTATGTGCAAACACGAAGCATGAGGTGCTCAAGAATGGCGCGAGGCTTGGAAAGGAGCTGGCAGAGTTGATTGAAGACGAGGAGACAGCATGGAAGTTGCTGGCCAGCTTCTGGTCGGAGATGATCCTGTACGTCGCGCCGTCGGACAATCTGAAAGGGCATTCGGAGGCCATCGCCCGGGGCGGCGAGCTGATAACGCTCCTGTGGGCATTGCTCACCCATGCCGGGATCGTCTGTAGGCCTGGTGAAGACCGCTGCCCTGATGCAGCTGGTGCTACTACTACTGTTTAA
- the LOC101782748 gene encoding uncharacterized protein LOC101782748 isoform X4, translated as MRYWDEKMGQCLVLGLQPGTTPLVFLWRLLRLPDQKTKVKVPEAVKVSIIHELRRSKNGCLSDGTSSLRRSQAGDNLLWACNNKDTSDTILTWHIATSILEVRYPNRHDQEHVSPLTCNSDDKIVATHLSRYCAYLVTWYPELLPDNDAWSKSLYEDITREVEPALTSHIASAAMSTPLAEYEQLVDHLLCANTKHEVLKNGARLGKELAELIEDEETAWKLLASFWSEMILYVAPSDNLKGHSEAIARGGELITLLWALLTHAGIVCRPGEDRCPDAAGATTTV; from the coding sequence ATGAGGTATTGGGATGAGAAGATGGGCCAGTGCTTGGTGCTGGGGCTTCAGCCAGGAACAACCCCACTTGTTTTTCTGTGGCGTCTCCTCCGTTTACCAGACCAAAAAACAAAGGTGAAGGTGCCAGAAGCAGTGAAAGTTTCCATCATCCATGAGCTGAGAAGAAGCAAAAATGGATGCCTGAGCGACGGCACATCATCTCTGCGCCGGAGCCAAGCTGGTGATAACCTTCTCTGGGCCTGCAACAACAAGGATACATCTGATACCATACTTACATGGCACATCGCCACAAGCATCCTTGAGGTCAGGTACCCCAACCGACATGATCAAGAACATGTTTCTCCACTGACTTGCAACTCGGACGATAAGATTGTTGCCACGCATCTGTCACGATACTGTGCGTACCTAGTGACCTGGTATCCAGAGCTGCTTCCTGACAACGATGCATGGAGCAAAAGCTTGTACGAGGACATCACGAGGGAAGTCGAGCCTGCCCTCACCAGCCACATTGCATCTGCAGCGATGTCAACGCCGCTGGCTGAGTATGAGCAGCTAGTTGATCATTTGTTATGTGCAAACACGAAGCATGAGGTGCTCAAGAATGGCGCGAGGCTTGGAAAGGAGCTGGCAGAGTTGATTGAAGACGAGGAGACAGCATGGAAGTTGCTGGCCAGCTTCTGGTCGGAGATGATCCTGTACGTCGCGCCGTCGGACAATCTGAAAGGGCATTCGGAGGCCATCGCCCGGGGCGGCGAGCTGATAACGCTCCTGTGGGCATTGCTCACCCATGCCGGGATCGTCTGTAGGCCTGGTGAAGACCGCTGCCCTGATGCAGCTGGTGCTACTACTACTGTTTAA
- the LOC101782748 gene encoding uncharacterized protein LOC101782748 isoform X1: MSSCSKHHQESNIWGRSYGRGFFDVVPIFLLLVLAVISEVRDIASHMFSSWTKVALMCRLLKQTTSQHSLPKNKWIGLLLRRRCKLMRYWDEKMGQCLVLGLQPGTTPLVFLWRLLRLPDQKTKVKVPEAVKVSIIHELRRSKNGCLSDGTSSLRRSQAGDNLLWACNNKDTSDTILTWHIATSILEVRYPNRHDQEHVSPLTCNSDDKIVATHLSRYCAYLVTWYPELLPDNDAWSKSLYEDITREVEPALTSHIASAAMSTPLAEYEQLVDHLLCANTKHEVLKNGARLGKELAELIEDEETAWKLLASFWSEMILYVAPSDNLKGHSEAIARGGELITLLWALLTHAGIVCRPGEDRCPDAAGATTTV; encoded by the exons ATGTCGAG TTGCTCGAAACACCATCAGGAAAGCAACATATGGGGCAGATCTTATGGAAGAGGGTTCTTCGATGTGGTGCCAATATTTTTGCTTTTGGTGCTAGCTGTGATATCTGAGGTGAGGGACATTGCTTCCCACATGTTCTCCAGCTGGACCAAAGTAGCCCTCATGTGCCGCCTTCTAAAACAGACCACATCTCAGCATTCACTTCCCAAGAATAAATGGATTGGCCTTCTGTTGCGTAGAAGATGCAAGCTGATGAGGTATTGGGATGAGAAGATGGGCCAGTGCTTGGTGCTGGGGCTTCAGCCAGGAACAACCCCACTTGTTTTTCTGTGGCGTCTCCTCCGTTTACCAGACCAAAAAACAAAGGTGAAGGTGCCAGAAGCAGTGAAAGTTTCCATCATCCATGAGCTGAGAAGAAGCAAAAATGGATGCCTGAGCGACGGCACATCATCTCTGCGCCGGAGCCAAGCTGGTGATAACCTTCTCTGGGCCTGCAACAACAAGGATACATCTGATACCATACTTACATGGCACATCGCCACAAGCATCCTTGAGGTCAGGTACCCCAACCGACATGATCAAGAACATGTTTCTCCACTGACTTGCAACTCGGACGATAAGATTGTTGCCACGCATCTGTCACGATACTGTGCGTACCTAGTGACCTGGTATCCAGAGCTGCTTCCTGACAACGATGCATGGAGCAAAAGCTTGTACGAGGACATCACGAGGGAAGTCGAGCCTGCCCTCACCAGCCACATTGCATCTGCAGCGATGTCAACGCCGCTGGCTGAGTATGAGCAGCTAGTTGATCATTTGTTATGTGCAAACACGAAGCATGAGGTGCTCAAGAATGGCGCGAGGCTTGGAAAGGAGCTGGCAGAGTTGATTGAAGACGAGGAGACAGCATGGAAGTTGCTGGCCAGCTTCTGGTCGGAGATGATCCTGTACGTCGCGCCGTCGGACAATCTGAAAGGGCATTCGGAGGCCATCGCCCGGGGCGGCGAGCTGATAACGCTCCTGTGGGCATTGCTCACCCATGCCGGGATCGTCTGTAGGCCTGGTGAAGACCGCTGCCCTGATGCAGCTGGTGCTACTACTACTGTTTAA